A region of Porites lutea chromosome 13, jaPorLute2.1, whole genome shotgun sequence DNA encodes the following proteins:
- the LOC140923516 gene encoding uncharacterized protein, with protein MRPILSATGTYNYKLAKWLDEKLKPLSVNEHTVNDIFVFADELREMKIKDHEVLVSYDVSSLFTNVPVDETIESIAERAFENDWFNREHDLNITKFDLIELLRIATKNQLFQFEGNLYEQVDGVAMGSPLGPLMANAFMCKIEKQLETENKLPTFYKRYVDDTLSVMPDLTAASEFLTTLNESHPSINFTMELEENGKLPFLGMNVIRNGCRLDTTVYRKPTDTGLLLHYHSHVDARYKRSLLNTMLNRAFKLSSTWKFFHEECERLKEIFSRLRYPDDLVQSTIRQFIESKVSEDSHTQVADKREAPIRIVLPFKDQKSANVVRKQLADLSRKINADISPVYTSRKIKDEIKVKEDKPPLVSQQCVVYSFQCSLCDAGYVGYTCRHLHQRIEEHEGSAIGNHLREQHDMEPEDIAQSFRILRKCQNKFDCLKCDNTGSKCPLTQQERGP; from the exons ATGCGTCCGATACTATCAGCCACAGGAACGTATAATTATAAACTTGCTAAGTGGCTGGACGAAAAGTTAAAGCCCCTGTCCGTCAACGAACATACCGTCAATGACATCTTTGTTTTTGCCGACGAACTTCgtgaaatgaaaatcaaagaccATGAGGTTCTGGTGTCCTATGATGTATCGTCACTGTTCACTAATGTTCCAGTGGATGAAACTATCGAGAGTATCGCAGAGAGAGCCTTTGAAAACGACTGGTTTAACAGAGAGCACGATCTTAACATCACGAAGTTTGATTTGATAGAGCTGTTGAGAATCGCCACCAAAAATCAGCTCTTCCAGTTTGAAGGGAACTTGTACGAGCAAGTGGACGGTGTAGCTATGGGCTCGCCACTAGGTCCCCTAATGGCAAACGCCTTCATGTGCAAAATCGAGAAACAGCTGGAAACAGAGAACAAGTTGCCTACCTTCTACAAGCGCTATGTAGATGATACACTTAGCGTAATGCCGGATCTGACAGCAGCCTCAGAATTCCTGACGACACTAAACGAGAGTCATCCCTCTATCAATTTTACAatggagctcgaagaaaatggCAAGCTTCCCTTTCTCGGAATGAATGTTATCAGGAATGGTTGCCGCCTAGACACCAcggtttacagaaaaccaacgGACACTGGACTTCTACTACACTACCACAGTCACGTTGACGCCAGATACAAACGGTCACTCCTGAACACCATGCTTAACCGTGCGTTTAAACTCTCGTCTACGTGGAAGTTTTTTCACGAGGAATGTGAACGCCTTAAAGAGATCTTCTCCCGACTGCGCTATCCAGACGACCTTGTGCAGTCAACCATTCGCCAATTCATTGAATCCAAAGTGTCCGAGGATTCACACACCCAAGTGGCTGATAAAAGAGAAGCCCCAATCAGAATTGTGTTGCCCTTCAAAGACCAGAAATCAGCAAACGTAgttcgtaaacagctggctgacctgagtaggaagatcaacgcagacatcagcccagtttacacaagtaggaagatcaaagatgaaattaaggtcaaggaagacaagccgcctcttgtgagtcaacaatgcgtggtgtattctttccagtgtagcctgtgtgatgcaggttatgtcggctacacgtgccgacacctacaccaacgaattgaagaacacgaaggatcggcaatcggaaaccacctcagagagcagcatgatatggagcctgaagacatcgcacaaagttttagaatcttaagaaagtgtcagaacaaatttgactgccTTAAGTGTGATAATACAG GGAGCAAATGTCCATTGACACAGCAGGAAAGAGGACcttaa
- the LOC140923515 gene encoding uncharacterized protein, with amino-acid sequence MGSPLGPLMANAFMCKIEKQLETENKLPTFYKRYVDDTLSVMPDLTAASEFLTTLNESHPSINFTMELEENGKLPFLGMNVIRNGCRLDTTVYRKPTDTGLLLHYHSHVDARYKRSLLNTMLNRAFKLSSTWKFFHEECERLKEIFSRLRHPDDLVQSTIRQFIESKVSEDSHTQVADKREAPIRIVLPFKDQKSANVVRKQLADLSRKINADISPVYTSRKIKDEIKVKEDKPPLVSQQCVVYSFQCSLCDAGYVGYTCRHLHQRIEEHKGSAIGNHLKEQHDMEPEDIAQSFRILRKCQNKFDCLIFEMFFIQDYHTSCEI; translated from the coding sequence ATGGGCTCGCCACTAGGTCCCCTAATGGCAAACGCCTTCATGTGCAAAATCGAGAAACAGCTGGAAACAGAGAACAAGTTGCCTACCTTCTACAAGCGCTATGTAGATGATACACTTAGCGTAATGCCGGATCTGACAGCAGCCTCAGAATTCCTGACGACACTAAACGAGAGTCATCCCTCTATCAATTTTACAatggagctcgaagaaaatggCAAGCTTCCCTTTCTCGGAATGAATGTTATCAGGAATGGTTGCCGCCTAGACACCAcggtttacagaaaaccaacgGACACTGGACTTCTACTACACTACCACAGTCACGTTGACGCCAGATACAAACGGTCACTCCTGAACACCATGCTTAACCGTGCGTTTAAACTCTCGTCTACGTGGAAGTTTTTTCACGAGGAATGTGAACGCCTTAAAGAGATCTTCTCCCGACTGCGCCATCCAGACGACCTTGTGCAGTCAACCATTCGCCAATTCATTGAATCCAAAGTGTCCGAGGATTCACACACCCAAGTGGCTGATAAAAGAGAAGCCCCAATCAGAATCGTGTTGCCTTTCAAAGACCAGAAATCAGCAAACGTAgtacgtaaacagctggctgacctgagtaggaagatcaacgcagacatcagcccagtttacacaagtaggaagatcaaagatgaaattaaggtcaaggaagacaagccgcctcttgtgagtcaacaatgcgtggtgtattctttccagtgtagcctgtgtgatgcaggttatgtcggctacacgtgccgacacctacaccaacgaattgaagaacacaaaggatcggcaatcggaaaccacctcaaagagcagcatgatatggagcctgaagacatcgcacaaagttttagaatcttaagaaagtgtcagaacaaatttgactgccttatttttgaaatgttttttatccaagatTATCACacttcttgtgaaatttga